The proteins below come from a single Hippocampus zosterae strain Florida chromosome 5, ASM2543408v3, whole genome shotgun sequence genomic window:
- the nrsn1 gene encoding neurensin-1 — protein MASCSEICGSEYGEQAQVSGNCQRYGVRSYLHQFYEECTASIWERDEDFQIQRSPSRWSSLLWKVCLAFGTLILFTGLIVIVVGYATPARIEAFGEEDLLFVDSQAVSFNRALDICKLTGAVLFCVGGTSMAVGLLLSAFAKSYSKEELFLQQKFKERLADLHSTVGTPIMRAPTPGEGKVPVTLSKVQNIQPATPKSET, from the exons ATGGCGTCTTGCTCGGAGATCTGTGGGTCAGAATATGGCGAGCAAGCCCAAGTCAGCGGGAATTGCCAGCGGTATGGCGTCCGCTCCTATTTACACCAG TTTTATGAGGAGTGCACAGCCTCCATCTGGGAACGTGATGAAGATTTTCAGATTCAGAGATCGCCTAGCAGGTGGAGCTCTTTACTCTGGAAG gTCTGTCTCGCGTTTGGCACCTTGATCTTGTTTACGGGCCTGATTGTCATTGTCGTCGGGTATGCTACTCCAGCTAGGATTGAGGCATTTGGTGAAGAGGATCTTCTGTTTGTGGACAG CCAGGCAGTCAGTTTCAACCGTGCGTTGGATATTTGCAAGCTGACTGGGGCTGTTCTGTTCTGTGTGGGCGGCACCTCAATGGCTGTGGGTCTCCTGCTGTCCGCCTTTGCCAAAAGCTACTCCAAAGAGGAATTATTTCTGCAGCAAAAGTTTAAGGAGCGGTTGGCTGATTTGCATTCAACAGTCG GTACCCCCATAATGAGAGCACCAACCCCAGGGGAGGGAAAGGTGCCAGTTACACTTTCTAAAGTCCAGAACATCCAGCCGGCAACCCCAAAGTCAGAAACCTGA